The Girardinichthys multiradiatus isolate DD_20200921_A chromosome 21, DD_fGirMul_XY1, whole genome shotgun sequence genomic sequence tttcacctgtaccatgctccatttatacaccaTCATTCTGTTTACTCATCACAGAAACATCACTTCTGTTTGTAAGGCCTGTTAATGGTTTGTTCCTGTCTCCAACTTGGAGATATTTGTTTTGCTTAAAATAAACCGTTTTTACTTGCGATTACGATGCCTGTCTGTCTggattctggggtcctccgccACACCACACTTGACACAGATTTAAACCATCTGACCTAATCTGTCACCCTCAGATGGAAGGAAACTGGTTAGGAGGGTCAGGAACAACCCATGAGCCATCAAGACTCATGTCTGCCATCAAACTGGAaactgctggaacaccagtAGCCCTGTCCAAATGAAGTGAGTTCACCATCAACATGAACTGAGAGGGTGCTGACCTTCTGATTTAATATCCAGATGGACCAGTCAAATACCCTCtggaaaaaaggttttataGACAGGTGAGACAGACTGAGCTGTTTGGTCACACTGATGAGAAATATGTTGGAGGAAACAAAGTAAGGCTTTCAAACATTAGCTTTGCCAGTTGTCAaggatggtggtggcagcatcatgctgttgacTGTTACACTATAAGTGGTACTGGAGGGCTGCCTCTAGACTGTCGCACAACTGGTGGTATTAACAGGGCAATGTCCCCAtctaaactggttttggaatggttAAAGTTGACTATGTTTTGTGAATGATCTCCTCACGCAGTTAGCATATTAACTACTAGAATTAATGACAGTATAATTAAAAAAGGACTGAACAGGTTTGGCTTGTTTCGAAAGGTGACTAGGTGAAAGCCTCTTTTTTAAAAAGAGCATGACAGCATGACTGAGGCTAGACTACTGGAACAACGTCCTTTacacagatgagaccaaagctaTTATTAATACCACCAGACAGAATTAATCTACAGCCAAAGTACacctttatgcagatgatatcaTCATTTAATTAGTTGGCTCCAGAGTAATGCAGGCTTTTACAGAGTTTTGAATTGGCTTTCAGCACCTGCAGGTTTTACTGTTTTACATAAAGTTGGTTCTGGGAAAGATGAGACCATAATGCATAGCACCATGGTagaagaaaatcaaacacagcacatcagcacaaacacctgtTAAAAACAGCTGCATGATGGCGAAGGGATAATGATTTGGGCTTTGAACGTAGTCTTTCCCACAACTTTATGTTTTATCCCTTTTTatgagtatgagtgtgtgcacaagtagatacaggggttggacaatgaaactgaaacagctggttttagaccacaataatttattaatatggtaaagggcctccttttgcggccaatacagcgtcaattcatcttgggaatgacatatacaagtcctgcacagtggtcagatggactttaagccattcttcttgcaggatagtggccaggtcactacgtcatactggtggaggaaaacgtttcctgactcgctcctccaaaacaccccaaagtggctcaataatatttagatctggtgactgtgcaggccatgggagatgttcaacttcactttcatgttcatcaaaccaatctttcaccagtcttgctgtgtgtattggtgcattgtcatcctgatacacggcaccaccttcaggatacaatgtttgaaccattggatgcacatggtcctcaagaatggttcggtagtccttggcagtgacgcgcccatctagcacaagtattgggccaagggaatgccatgatatggcagcccaaaccatcactgatccacccccatgcttcactctgggcatgcaacagtctgggtggtacacttctttggggcttctccacaccgtaactctcctggatgtggggaaaacagtaaaggtggactcatcagagaacaatacatgtttcacattgtccacagaccaagatttgcgctccttgcaccattgaaaccggcatttggcattggcatgagtgaccaaaggtttggctatagcagcctggctgtgtatattgaccctgtggagctcccgacggacagttctggtggaaacaggagagttgaggtgcacatttaattctgccctgatttgggcagccgtggttttatgttttttggatacaatccaggttagcacccgaacatcccttttagacagcttcctcttgcgtccacagttaatcctgttggatgtggttcgtccttcttggtggtatgctgacattaccctggataccgtggctcttgatacatcacaaagacttgctgtcttggtcacagatgcgccagcaagacgtgcaccaacactttgtcctcttttgaactctggtatgtcacccataatgttgtgtgcatttcaatattttgaacaaaactgtgctcttaccctgctaattgaaccttcacactctgctcttactggtgcaatgtgcaatcaatgaagacttgctaccaggctggtccaatttagccatgaaacctcccacactaaaatcacaggtgtttcagtttcattgtccaaaccctgtatatgtgtatatataggcTGGCCtactttcttttaaattatgTCTAATCTTTTTCATCAACAAAGTGCAACTGGGCGAGTTCTAGTGCAGTTTAAACATAGCCATTACCGAGGAAACCATCTGTGCTCAACCTGATTCAGGATGAAAGTAGGTTTTCTGTTGGAACTTTTATGAAAAAGCAGCTTTTGTTTACGGTTGTATTACGGTTTATCTGGAAATATCTCCAAAGTGCTCACACAGATCTGATGAAGTACCATAAGGTCAGGATAAGGGTGCCTTGAAGTTGATCTGGGGTGTGTTTTATTAGCCCTACATCCTTGGATTACCTCTCTTCCTACTGTAGTCCTTCCCTTTCTTTGATTTTTTCTTGTCCTTGTGGTGTTTTTTCCGTCGGTGCTCACTTGAAGCCGCCGATATTTCCGAAGAGTCGGACACCTCTGAGCCGCTGTCGCTGCTGgccgaagaagaagaagaagctctttctctctttcgagatttgttttctgaatgttgCACTTTGCTTGATTTAGGAGCTAAAGAGATAAAATGCACAAATGAGACCACTCAGTCTGTTTAGACACCTTCATTCAGCTTCACTTTATGTATTTACTGACCCTCAGCTGCTGAGCTGGGTGCAGCAAACGACGGCATGGAGCGATTGGTTGTGAGGTTTTCAATCTGACTGCGCAGAAACTTGCGGTCCTGCATCAGGTCCTCCACCTGTCGCTCCAGCGCAGCGATGCGCTCCTGTTTGCTCTCCAGCATGCACTGCAGCTTTGTGATGGTCAGCAGCACTCTCGGGGGCAAGCCCTCGAATGTTGAAGCTGCTGGTGACAAATTCCAATCAAGTGAGGaaattttaaatgcagaaaacaaatttattttgtgaGATTTTTTTGATTTGATGACaattaaatggcaaaaacaaacaaaaaaacgtttaaaattataaaaaatatttacttcTATTGGACCATGTTCTAAAAATGTGTGTAAGAACAGCATGGTGTCTGTGAGCTGGCTCAAACAGCTCCTACCAGACATGGCGCTGCTGGGAGTGTTGTCCTGGACGGCGTCAGAGGAGGCTCCACCTTGGAAGTTCTCCCACTTGATTATCCGGAGCTCATCCTGCTCTTGCTTGAGCCAGCTCGAAGAGCCGAGCCGGTCCTTGGACCTGACGGAGCTGGAGTCGATCTCCACACAGGGGGAATAACCGGATGGCTCCTGCTGCCACATGGACGACATCTATCCCAACCAGGGAGCAGATAAGAGAAACATTTACtgaaattattacattttttatttctgtagctatacatattttttattatcttacTTATGGATGCAATATGAAATGAATATTTGGGCCGATACCAATATTGATATTGCTGTTATGGCCAATAACCGGTATTTAAACATTGGTTGTTTAATATcagcccagttttacttataGGACCGATACCGATATGTTAAATAATTACTAACACCAATATATCGTGCAACCCTAATTTTATTgtgctttattattttataagaataacattttattttgtttaattaccTACAGAACTATTTTATAATcaacaataaaagtaaaaaaatatgattttagcattactgaaattattcatataaaaattgtttaataaaaaactttaaattgtgAAATGATAAAACCACATCATCATAACATAGTTGTAATGTTTAATTGtatgtttaaccctatttttacCTTATGTAcacatatttgcattttaaatcttgtattttattttattgacacAAAAGGTTTGCAGTAACAGGTACAAaaacaacatacaggtccttctcaaaatattagcatattgtgataaagttcattattttccataatgtcatgatgaaaatttaacattcatatattttagattcattgcacactaactgaaatatttcaggtcttttattgtcttaatatggatgattttggcatacagctcatgaaaacccaaaattcctatctcacaaaattagcatatttcatccgaccaataaaagaaaattgtttttaatccaaaaaacgtcaaccttcaaataatcatgtacagttatgcactcaatacttggtcgggaatcctttggcagaaatgactgcttcaatgcggcgtggcatggaggcaatcagcctgtggcactgctgaggtcttatggaggtccaggatgcttcgatagcggcctttagctcatccagagtgttgggtcttgagtctctcaaagttctcttcacaatatcccacagattctctatggggttcaggtcaggagagttggcaggccaattgagcacagtgataccatggtcagtaaaccatttaccagtggttttggcactgtgagcaagtgccaggtcgtgctgaaaaatgaaatcttcatctccataaagcttttcagcagatggaagcatgaagtgctccaaaatctcctgatagctagctgcattgaccctgcccttgataaaacacagtggaccaacaccagcagctgacacggcaccccagaccatcactgactgtgggtacttgacactggacttctggcattttggcatttccttctccccagtcttcctccagactctggcaccttgatttccgaatgacatgcagaatttgctttcatccgaaaaaagtaccactagcaacagtccagtgctgcttctctgtagcccaggtcaggcgcttctgctgctgtttctggttcaaaagtggcttgacctggggaatgcggcaactgtagcccatttcctgcacacgcctgtgcacggtggctctggatgtttctactccagactcagtccactgcttccgcaggtcccccaaggtctggaatcggcccatctccacaatcttcctcagggtccggtcacctcttctcgttgtgcagcgttttctgccacactttttccttcccacagacttcccactgaggtgccttgatacagcactctgggaacagcctattcgttcagacatttctttctgtgtcttaccctcttgcttgagggtgtcaatagtggccttctggacagcagtcaggtcggcagtcttacccatgattggggttttgagtgatgaaccaggctgggagttttaaaggcctcaggaatcttttgcaggtgtttagagttaactcgttgattcagatgattaggttcaaagctcgtttagagacacttttaatgatatgctaattttgtgagaaaggaattttgggttttcatgagctgtatgccaaaatcatccgtattaagacaataaaagacctgaaatatttcagttagtgtgcaatgaatctaaaatatatgaatgttaaattttcatcatgacattatggaaaataattaactttatcacaatatgctaatattttgagaaggacctgtaagcacAGGGCTGTATATTGGCCTCTATATTTTGCGCAGCACTGAAGCTTTTGAGAAAGAGTTGTGTATGGCTCATGTGCGCCGATTATTGAACTGCACCAATATAAAAAGAAGACATATTGCTCTTTATGCAGGGTCCATATAAACaaattttttacaaagaaaatttgatgagaaaaacagagaatTGTTGAAGGAAATCAGACATTCAAACATGATCTATTTATTGCCCCTAAACCATATCTCCCTGCTCCAAACAGCAGCATCAACCACATGCAGGTGACTCATGGAAAATCACTGTTTGCCATCAACAACTGCCTGCCAAGAAAATAACACTCTGACTGAAGCTGTTTCCATAGCAACAAGAAACAGACCATGTAATCATGACATCTGTAACTCGTAATTAAGATAATTAAGAGAAGACCTTGTAATTAGCGGATCTTTAACAAAAAGTGGATCCACCTTTATTATGATGCCTCTTTATGCTGTAATTCCAGTGAAATGCTGCTGAAGTCAATCAATGGCTGCTTTTTAACTCATTTTCTGTTCAAAAGACATACTTTATTCCAATTTCTTGGGTTGAATCTATGAAAAACCAAATACTTCACAGcctgagaaagaaaaaatatcatatttgtcaggatctgctattttgggtttttgttaccTTCCAGATTTGTTTCctatgttttgtttatgtttagggttattatTTGTCTCCGCTCCTCCCAGTTAGTGATGTATTTATTATAGTCTACCCTAGATGTGTTTTTCCTGAGTTTGTCATTAGTTATGTTTCTCCTCATGTCTCTGTGTACTCCGGCCTCCAGTTTCTATAGTAACCAAATTCCCTCAGTTTCCTACACCTGGTCATCTCACCTGTTAGTACTCATCTGATTACCCACCTCCCTTTCCCATTGGTCCACCTTACCCTTCCATCTGTATAATTACTCTCTGGTTTCCCTGGTTCCCTGTCGGTCCGTCCTGTTTAGTTCCTGTCTAGCCCCTGCATACCACCTGATGCCTTCCTGTCGTTTCACTGTATCTCCTGGTTTTATCTGTAAGTCCTTGTGCTAAACTTCATTAAAAGAAGACTTTTCCATCTTACCATGTGGCTCCCGAGAGTCTCCCTGCATTCTGGTCCGATCCAACAACAAACCTTGACAAATTTTAGGGTAACGATGTCTGTAATCATTATCATTAGTTCATCATTACCTAAATGTTAATTCATTTAGATTCTGCCTTCCCCTAGAGTCACAATCACCTAACTATTTGTTATGGTCAGccagatataggaccccagaatgcagaccagaaggctgcatgacggtaagtgtaaaatgatttaattaacaaaaaactcactcatagaagaggcaggaacaaaacaataaacgggcaggcaagataCCAGACACCCACAAGAGTCCAAACAAAAgacaacccgaccagggcgggcggtgggggccccagcaggcacagagttccggcgggcgacctggcgaaccctcagtggctgaagcagagcctgacaaaccctcagctctgggttcaaagACCATAAcgaggacaaactgttccttgaacccctcatgaacagggttcagaggccagaacaaggacaaaacgttccttgaacccctcaggaacagggtTCGGCGGCacttcctcctcaaacccctcgtcgcagggttcagaagccagaacgaggacaagttgctccttgaacccttcaggaacaggagctgaggtgtcggTAGGACCCCTAGTGActtgagcagaggctgaggcgtcggcaggacccccagtgacttgagcagaggctgaggcgtcggcaggacccccagtggcgtgagcagaggctgaggcgtcggccggacccccagtgacttgagcagaggctgaggcgtcggcaggacccccagtgacttgagcagaggctgaggcgtcggcaggacccccagtggcgtgagcagaggctgaggcgtcagccggaccctcagtggcatgagcagaggctgaggcgtcgcagagaccctcagtggcgtgagcagaggctgaggcgtcgcgaGCAGAGGCcgaggcgtcagccggaccctcagtggcgtgagcagaggctgaggcatcgcagagaccctcagtggcgtgagcagaggctgaggcgtcagccggaccctcagtggcgtgagaaGAGGCTGAGGCATCAGCCGGACCCTCagaggcgtgagcagaggcgttgtggggcccccgatgacttgagccggggcgtcccttttacgacgtcctctgcgacgtgtggagggggttgaggctgacttagggtctggcctggagtcaggctgaggctgtggtgtgtcaggctgaggctgtggtgtgtcaggctgaggtcctgacgtgggctgctctgcagcagcaacagcagctccctggagtcctggcgtggaaggacgtggacggcagtaaaactgccttactgcagcctcataatccctctccatctgcctgattcTGTCCATcaactcaggagaggaatataTGAGGCTGGTCTTCCTGAAGCTCTGTATCTGGCGTGCGTAGAACCTCAAGCGTTGCTCCAGCTCGTtaggtgttgcctcagaacaccgggctggagcgagcgcagacggcatgggcaGAGGTGCATCGAGGCTGGGGGATAGTGCTGTGGCAGGCGAAGATGCGGGCTCACTTGCcacagcgagcctgggagacagtgctgtggcaggccTAGCTTACTTGCCGCAGCCTTCACGTcggctggctgggaaaccacctccttggcagccgaaccacaggaaggcGCTCCGCGCCGACGTTTCTTGTGGCGGGAGGAGGGTGAAGActtcactgccggaccagagtgcgcagccaggggagcaggcggagaGGTCGGTCGGTAGATATCTCATTGCCTCCTCCATCAGCTGCTGAACCCATCGATCCCTGGCGCTCTCCTGCCTACTGTCCGCGAGGGTCCAAGtgtggcggaaacattctgttatggtCAGccagatataggaccccagaatgcagaccagaaggcagcatgacggtaagtgtaaaatgatttaattaacaaaaaactcactcatagaagaggcaggaacaaaacaataaacgggcaggcaagacaggcatggcatgatcaaaaaacaagacttgagcatgaaaaatgaaaggatgtttccgcgacgactaactgaacaaggtgtgtttaaatggagcatggtaaaggtggaacacaaaactgattaacatggtgcaggtgaaccgaataaacttaattgacaaaacaaaacgtgactggagcaaaacatggcttgaacagaacacaaatccaaggaaacaaactaatagaaatataactagaaaaacatgaaacgaaagcataaccagatccaaaaacttaacttgaccGCACAtgactagaagacaaaaactaaacatgactaggaaaataataaacagagacatgattaaagactggagcagtgaaaaacataaggaaaaaaccagaaaccaaacaaccccaaatcataacactatTAGTTAATGATTACCTAACTATTACTGAAACTTTTTGTGACCCATTTAGTCGAGTGTAACATCAGCATCAAAATTTGTTTGTCACCTCTTTAAACTATAATAAGTAAAACATATTACTTGATGAACTCATGAACTAATGGTTGTAAAATTGTGGACCTAATGATTAGGTAACTTTCACGTTGGGTAACTACTGACTAACTAATGGTTGGTTGACCATGGACAAATGGTTAGGCGACCACAGACTACTGGTTAGGTAATCATAACCTAATGGTTTGGTGACAATGGACTAATGGTTaggtaaacacaaacaaatgggGTTAGGTAATCATAACCGAATTGTTGGGTGACCATGGACTAACAATTAAACTATTGACTAATGATTAGGTGACCATGAACTAACAATTAAACTACTGACTAATGGTTAGGTGACCTTGAACTAAAGTTAGGTGACCACAGACTAATGGTTAGGTAATCATAACCTTATGGTTAAGTGACCATGGACTAATGGTTGTACAATTGTGGACTTAATGATTAGGTAAATATCACCTTGGATAACTACTGACTAACTAATGGTTAGGTAACCATGGACTAATTATGAGGTGACCACAAACTAATAGTTAGGATACCATGGACTAATGATTA encodes the following:
- the LOC124858093 gene encoding coiled-coil domain-containing protein 106-like isoform X3; amino-acid sequence: MSSMWQQEPSGYSPCVEIDSSSVRSKDRLGSSSWLKQEQDELRIIKWENFQGGASSDAVQDNTPSSAMSAASTFEGLPPRVLLTITKLQCMLESKQERIAALERQVEDLMQDRKFLRSQIENLTTNRSMPSFAAPSSAAEAPKSSKVQHSENKSRKRERASSSSSASSDSGSEVSDSSEISAASTTGVLYVINRYKQVLSAFIKKKSMSEAFRHHGIDRNTIANTASIAELHLAGKEMVPLVGQFRQGDETLVNYAQRCTLVIDSDPELSRKIDLMKANGQLLPISGKRSRVLHSHMQPLRDATESILIG
- the LOC124858093 gene encoding coiled-coil domain-containing protein 106-like isoform X2, whose translation is MSSMWQQEPSGYSPCVEIDSSSVRSKDRLGSSSWLKQEQDELRIIKWENFQGGASSDAVQDNTPSSAMSASTFEGLPPRVLLTITKLQCMLESKQERIAALERQVEDLMQDRKFLRSQIENLTTNRSMPSFAAPSSAAEAPKSSKVQHSENKSRKRERASSSSSASSDSGSEVSDSSEISAASSEHRRKKHHKDKKKSKKGKDYSRKRATGVLYVINRYKQVLSAFIKKKSMSEAFRHHGIDRNTIANTASIAELHLAGKEMVPLVGQFRQGDETLVNYAQRCTLVIDSDPELSRKIDLMKANGQLLPISGKRSRVLHSHMQPLRDATESILIG
- the LOC124858093 gene encoding coiled-coil domain-containing protein 106-like isoform X1, with amino-acid sequence MSSMWQQEPSGYSPCVEIDSSSVRSKDRLGSSSWLKQEQDELRIIKWENFQGGASSDAVQDNTPSSAMSAASTFEGLPPRVLLTITKLQCMLESKQERIAALERQVEDLMQDRKFLRSQIENLTTNRSMPSFAAPSSAAEAPKSSKVQHSENKSRKRERASSSSSASSDSGSEVSDSSEISAASSEHRRKKHHKDKKKSKKGKDYSRKRATGVLYVINRYKQVLSAFIKKKSMSEAFRHHGIDRNTIANTASIAELHLAGKEMVPLVGQFRQGDETLVNYAQRCTLVIDSDPELSRKIDLMKANGQLLPISGKRSRVLHSHMQPLRDATESILIG